In Pelodictyon luteolum DSM 273, the genomic stretch ATCTTTCGTGTGCAATGGAACCTGCTCGATATCAACGACCACTGTGAGCTTCTCATCCAGCGTTGTCGTCTGTATAGAGAGACGCTGGAGATAGCTGTTATCGTCAAACATCACATCCACAACAGGTTGCGTCATAGTAGCAGATGAATGAAGAAACCGTGACTCGTGTAAACGCTCGTCATTGAACAATCACAACCCCAATCACCCGCCAACCGATGGCTTATTAGCCTCCATTATGGCGGGAACATAGGCCTTGGGATCGACAATCGGCAAAGGAACACGCTCAAGAAATGAACCGGCCCCCTTGACGAGCAAAGCCCCCCTGGTCGTCGAAATTGCCAGGGAAATCACCGTGGCATAGAAATCGGGAGGAACGTCCACAACGGCTCCCGTATGGCTATCGACCTCAAGCCCTTCGGTACTGAATAAGGATTCAGCAACCATGGTGGCACACCTGACCTGATCCAATGAGCGCTGCACGACAATGCCGACCTTGACGATGAGAGCGGAAGACTCATGGCTGACACCGACAGAGGTTTCAAAATCAAATGATTCGTTCTCACCCAAAGGCTCTTCTGGAGCCTTGAACGAAAATGCGGTAATCCTGAACCCCGAAAACTGAAACCCTATGTTCTTCTTCTGTTCCATCAAGGCTTATCCGGCTATGGAGTAATCATGATACAAGACTGCACGGGCGCCTCCGCCGGCACGGGCAGACTTCGTTGTATAACCCTCAAGTGACGAAGTTGCAGGAAATTGAAACTGAGACACAACAACCTTGTAGATAACAGCCTTCCCTTCGTAAGGGATCGAAAAGATATCCCGGCCGAGAGCGACCTCGAACTCCACCATGGTCTTGAGGGTCGGATTAGCAGAACCCGACAGGACCCGGCTGACATAGGATTCTTTCTTCCCGAGCTTTTCAGCCAACTGACGCTGACTCATCCCGCCCCTCTCCATAAGGTCGTGCAGGCGGACGGCAAACTCACCCTGCCGTCTGACATACTTTTTCGTCAGTGGTGACACCCCCTCGAGGGCTTTTTTCAAACATGATGGTTTCATAATCAATCCTCCCCTGAAAAGACAAGATCCCCGCCAATAAGCCCGGTATCGGGATCAATATGGATTTCACCGGTTTTCTGTCGCGCCGCCACCCTGGCATCGACTTCCTGCAAGAAGGCAACGGCCTCACGCAATACCGGATTCTCTTGATAGGTTCTTGTTGTCTTTACCCCCCCATACCCGACAATAAGAAGAACACCTGACCAGCGAAGGCAATACAGCCTGAGCTTTCCGTTCCCGTAATGCAACGCCTCAACCGAATCCCGTATCGAGCCCTCCTTTTTGAAGAACTGCTTCCTGAAACCGAGGCGCTCAACCATATCATCCAAACGCGTCACGAGAGCACGATACTCAGAAGCAGCCCGTACCTCCTCACTTTCCAGAAACCGATCAAACTCCGTCTTCTCCTGCCCGGACACCTGTACTGCGTACAACGAACCGCGCAGGCCATTCTCAACCGGCGTGATCTGGAACCCGGGATTCACTTATAAGTTAAGCTTTAATTCAAATAAACCACAACAAATCGGAGCCTGCCTGCAAGAATGACGATTTCGGAAGACATTGAACCGCCGCCACCTCCCCCACTAAACTGCCTTATCATCTCAAGATTACCCTATTTTCCTCTATCAAAAAAAAAGAAACAAGCACCGGCATCACACAGGCGCCCATCATGCCCCCCCCTCAATTGCAGGGCTCAATTCAGACTCCACACTGCACGGCGGAACATACCGCCTTCCCATCAAGCCAACCCTTATATACCAGAACGTCAACCGCCTTTCCGATCTGCCGCTCCCGGAACTGCTCCTTCCCCTTCCCCCAGGCATACACGCCCTTGACGACATCATCCAGAGAGGCAACATCCTGCTGGCTGGCCACCCAGTGCACCCTCGACAGGAGCTCAAGACCGAAGGAAGACTCAAAACCCTCCACCAGGTGCCCGACCCTGTCCAAACGCTCCCGCGTAGCCGCTTCCCCCTCAAGAAAACGCCGGGCATCATCCAATGCTCCGCTCATCAACGAAAGTGGCTTATCAGGCTGATCACCCCCATCATCATACCCCGAAATCCTATGCCCTTCGAGCACCTTGAGCACATGACGAAGGTTCTCTGCATAGGGGCCGTAATGCCCTTTGGTGAATGACAGCCGTAGCGGTTCCCCGCTCACCTGCATGAAGTACATCAGTTTATGCACCTCGAGAAGCGAGATAAACGGATCCAGCAAACCATCCCTATAGCGCGCCATCAAACAAAGCAGAGCTGCTCGCCCGGCGGTCATCTTCGGAACATCCCGGGTATCGTTGTTGCAACGAACGGCATTCGGATCTTCGGCAGGCTCAAACACGAACACACGAATCCCCTCGACGTCATGAAACGCCTCCTCGATCAATTCAAGCGCCCTGAAGGCGGCGCGAGAGTTCAGAGACGCCGCTCCTGCGGCGCGCGAATTGCGACAGAGGCCTCGCATCGCTTTAAACTGCGGTGCGGGGCTTTTTTTATCCGGGCCACGAAACGTCGAGGACGAAGACCTCTGTGCGCTCTTCCGACCTCCCGGCAGTGAAGGCTTCGAGCCGCTCCTGCAGTTCTCTGGGCGAGCGGGGCTTTTTGCCTCCGTCCCGCGGCGGGGGCTGCTCCCGTCCGCCGGTCCAGAGTACGAGATAGATGGCCCGTCCGCCGGTCATGGCCGGGGCGGTATAGCGGGGGAGCTGGCTTGTGGGGGCAGTCCAGAGCTCCCGGTGCCAGTCGCCCTTGATCTCGACGGGGATGGCGATCCTGTTTTTGAAGGAGATGCGGATGGCGGCCCGTTTGTCGCCTGCGTGGTCGACCTCCGGTTCGCTCGCTATGCCCCGCGGCTGCAGGCGCTGTCGCAGTATTCCGAGGAGGGCGTCGCGGCAGCTCTGTTCGCTCTTGTGGCGGTTGTTGTTCGCCGCTTCCGTCCAGAACTGCCGGTAGATGTCGCTGTTGCTTTGGCGGATGTCGGCGGCGACATGACCGAGCTGGTCGAGCACGATTGCCAGAAGGTCTTCGGGGTCGGCGGGCGCGCCGTTCTCGAGGACGGCGGCCACATCGGCGAGGGGCGGGATGGTGCGGACGCTTTCGCGTATGGCGGCGGTAGCCTTGTGCCTGCTCATCTGCAGGTGCGTTCGGAATTTCTGCAGCGCGGCGAGGGCGAGCAGGCGATCGATTTCGTGGAGGCTCTCCTCTGTTCCCCTGGCGGCAAGTTCGCTGATGAGGCTTTTGACCTGGTCGCCAAGCTCCATCGACTCTGTTATGGTACCACCGCCAAGCGGCCACTCCGGAGAAGCGAACGGGGCCTGCAGCTCGATGAGCTTCGAGAGTGTTTCGGGGCTGAGTTGAAGGTCGACCTGCAGTTCGCTGAAGCCCCGGCTGGTGAAGCTTGCTATGTGCCGCACGCGCTGCCAGGTTTCTCCGGCAAAATCCCACAGCGGTAGTTCGTAGCGTTGGGGCTCAAGCAGCATGCCGGCAAGCAGGTAGTAGATTTTTTGGCCGGGTTCGAGGGATTTGAGGGCGAGCTTGCGGGCTATGATGGCCGGCAGATCGGTCGGGGCGTATTTCAGGGCCGATTTCAGAAACGTGCCGAGATGGGCGAGGTGCGGGGCCCTGCAGCGGGTCGGGAAGTTCTCGAGCAGGGTCGGGGCAGCGATGGCGGCTACTTTTTTCCAAAGAGGATCATTGCCGAGTTCATGGATGCCGTCGATATGCATCTTGCGGGCCTTGAGCTGTGCGCCGACGAGCCGGGTGAGGATCCCGGCGACAAGCCGGGGTTTCGAGGCTGCAAGGTGGGCGAACCAGCCGGGGGTTTCTCCGGCACCGTTGACAAGGCGGAAGCAGATCATGCTTTCGAGAGTCTCGTCCGGGAGGAGATCGACGGCCTTCGGCTCTTCATCCCAGAGCAACTGCATGCCGAGCAGGCAGGCTTCGCCAATGCTGAAGGTCTCCTGCCGGGCCGAGTGCTTGATGATCTCGGCGGGCGTCGGCAGGTCGTTTCTTGTGATACAGGATTTCATGCCGCTTTCGGCAGCCCGGACTACCTCCTCGTCGTTGGTGCAATAGCTCCTGAACCGTTCCTCCGGTGAACTGCCGGCAATGTCGCTGAAGCGTCCGTTCCAGATCGATGCCAGTGTGGCCAAAAGCCCCATCGGCGCCGTACCGTTTGCTATCTCGTCGAGCTTTGCGGCAAGCTGTGAAGAGCGTTCCCGCTTGATCTTTTCCGGGTCGCGCAGCTCTCTTTCGGGTGATGATGCCGCAAGGATCCGGGCGCCGGGAATCGGGCAGCTGAGGAAGGCTCTCAGCCACTCCTGTTTCACCGGGTCCGTGCCTCGCCATTCGAAGAGCATCTCAAGCGTGAGTCCTTCCTGTCCCTTCCGGAAGAGTGAGCGGACGGCTGACTGAAGGTGTTCTCGTGCGAGGATGTCGTTTTGTTCCCGGCTGATCTGCAGGAAGTGCCAGAGCCCGAGGGTTCGGGGTTCGGCTGCTGCGCGAAGGATCTGCCCGCAGGCGTGGAGGGCATAGGCCGGCGAGGGTTCTTTCCTGCTTCGCTCAAAGCAGAGCTGCAGGAGCGCGAAGTACCGCTGCGGGCGCTTCTCGAGCCATCCGGCAACGCTCTGGTGGAACTCCGGGTTGTGGGGCCGCTGGCCGAACTCGTCGGTTCCGAGGCGGAGCCAGCTGAAAAGGATGTCGTCGGAAACATCGTCTCCATGGGTTTCGAGGGCACGGGTGACGAGCGTTGCCTGCATGTCATGGGTTTCCCATTCCGTTTTGTCGAGGGCTTGCAGCCGGGGGTTCCGGCTGAGCTCGTCGAGCACCCGGGGGAGATCCCCCTCCGGTACCTTCCTCGGGAACTCGTAGCGCCAGAAGAAGCGGTACATCCCGCTGATCCGCTCGTCGCTCCGGTGGAAGTGCCGCAACGCTTCGAGGGTGCCCAGCTTCTCCGGGAAGAGACGGTGGAGCAGTATTCCCGCAAGTTCGTTGAAAGGGTCGGTGATGGTTCCTTCCGTGAAATCGGTGAGGATTTCAATGGCATCTTCAGTCGCTGCGCCGCAGTCCATCCAGGCCTCAAGTGCAAGTTTGCGTACCCGTTCCCATCGGGAGCCATCGGCGGCAAGGCTTTTGAGCGCATCGCCGAGTCCGCTGCGGGCTATTGAGGTGCGGAGCGCTTTGAGGAGGAATATGGTATAGGTCTGTGTGGCGTCATCCCGCCCGGGATCCTCCAGGCCGTCCAGGTAAGTGTCGCGCAGGTCGGGATCAAACAGGGACCAGAGTGTTTCGATGTTTCCCGGTTCCCGGAGAATGGTCGGGTTGTCCCGGAATGCCGCATGGATTTCCTGCAGGAGCAGTTTTTTGTCATCCGTTCCCATAGCCCGGGGGTCGCCGTAGAGCGCAACAGAGAGTGGATCGCTCCGGATCATGGAGGTCCGGGCTGTATGCGTTTCAGTCGCCAGCCATCCATACAGGCCCCTGAGGCCGTCGACGGCCTTGCCGTCCCGGCCGCACATAAGGTTGAACACCCGCTTCAGCGGCAGCCCGTGTCTGTCTATCTCTTTTCCGATCCAGCGGGCGCCAAGGTATTCGGCAACGCTGCGGTGCGTCGGTTCGAGGCGCTCCTCCCGGCCTGCGGCGGGTACGAACAGCCTGCTTCCCAGTGCGGCTTCGGCTGACGGCATGTCTTTTGGCTGGAGTTTCCCGATGGTCGGAAAATGCTCGTTTTCGACTGACGGGTCAAGAGCGACGCCCTGCTTGCCGGCGAAGAGGAGCGTGGCCAGGATCTGGCCGGCGGCCCGAAGCAGTTGTTCTGTTTCATGCCGGTGCTGCCGGTGCCGGTCGCGATGGCTTTTGTTTCCTTCCTGGGCAAGCTTCCCGCAGGCGAACTCGTAGGTCTCTTTCCGGTTCGCCGGCCAGGATTTTCCATCCAGGGCCTCGGCGATGAGCTGCAGGGTCTGCGGGTTCCGGAGCAGGGCTTCGATGCCGTAGGTTTTGGCTTTTTCGATGAGTGCCTTGCCGTCGCTTCTGTTGAAGTTGTCGCCGAGGATCTGAAGGATGTTCTCTTCATTCAACGGCTCAAGCACGTAGAGGGGGAGCCGGGCGTCGGGAGATGCGCTGATGATCGCTTCTTTGTCTGATTGTCCGTACCAGTCTGTTGCCCGGCATGAGATCCTGAAATTCGGAGAGCCGAGTTGCCGGAGTTTCCGGTGAATCTGGTAGAGTATGGCCTGTTGATTGGTGCCGGTACTGCGGTTTTCATCCAGCCCGTCAAGGAAGAGCGTTCGGTTTTTCCACCCGCTCTCGGGGTCGGCGGAGATGAACCGGGCGATCGGAATGAGGATGCCCTCAGTTGCATCCGCTTCCATTCTGAACGCACTGCTTTTGCCTGCGCCGGGCTCTCCGAGGAGTACCCATGCAGGGATGGATCGCAATGCGTCAAGGTTGACCGGCTCCGCGTTTGGCTGCCCTTCAGGATCCGGAGCAATCGGTATTGCCGTGCGTTGGACAAGCATGGCTCAGTTCAGCAGGGTTTCGACGGGCTGCAGCAGGAAGTCCGCAAGAGCGATGCCTCCGTTTCCGATGACGACCGGCCTGGCGTTCCGGAAGGTTTCTGCGAATGCCTGCAGGCCTTTGGGGGTCCTGTAGTTTTCACCGCTTTTGACCTCTATGGCCAGGAGCGTGTCGGCGTGGCTCACGACGAAGTCGACTTCATGGGGCCCGTTGCGCCAGTAGAAGAGGCTGGTACCTTCGGGTTTGTTGTTGATGAGGTGGCTGCCGACGGCGCTTTCGACCAGCCGTCCCCAGTAGGAGCGGTCTTTCCTTGCCTGTTCGAAGGTATAGGTCGCCTGGGCTGAAATGAGCGCCGTGTTGTGGACGTTGAGTTTCGGCGCGGAGGCGCGTTTGCGGTGCTCCTGGCCCGCGTATTTCTGCAGGCCGGTCAACAGGCCGGCTTCCGAGAGCAGGTGCAGGTAGTGCGACAGGGTGACGGTATTGCCGGCGTCCTGGAGTTCTCCCTGCAGTTTCGTCAGGGAGATGATCTGGGCGGAGTATGCTCCGCATCCGAGCTCAAAGAGGTTTTTCAGGAGCGCCGGCTTGTCGACCCGCCGCATTTGGAGGATGTCGTTGTTGATGGTCGGCATGATCAGCGAGTCGTGGATATACTGCCGCCAGCGTGCTTCATTCGAGAGCAGTCTCGTCGATCCGGGATAGCCGCCGAAATAAATGTATTCATCAAGGGATAGATCGAAGGCTTCCTGCATTTCAGCGTACTGCCAGTGCGACAGGCGGATGGTTTCGTACCTGCCCGCAAGACTTTCGGAAAGCCCTTTCAGCATGAGCCAGGGCGAGGAACCGAGCAGGACGACATGCATCGGGAGGCCGTTTGCGCGGTCTTCATCCCAGAGGCCCTTGACGATCTCGGACCAGCGGGGGATTTTCTGGATTTCATCGATGGCAAGGACGTGGTGGCGTCCCGGTGGCAAGTCCAGGGTTGCGCTTCTGGCCTTTGACCATTGTTCCACGAGCCATTTGCCTGTCGGCCTGGCTCCGGGTTCCTGGCCGGTTGCCGGGCTGCTTCCCCTGAGCGGGTCGGCAGGGCGGGTCAGCGGCTGGTCGGTCGCGATGAAGGTAGAGTGGTGCCCCTCGAGGGCTTTTCTCACAAGGGTGGTCTTGCCGACCTGGCGCGGTCCGGCAACGACGATCATGAACGCCGGGGGCTCCTCGAGCCGGGCTCGGAGCGTTGCCAGATGCGGGCGCTGGTATGGTGTGCTTGCCATTGTATGATTATGAGTTAATTTACTCACTATTATACAATAAATGTTTTCCTGTCGCAAGCACCCGGCCGGTAGCACCTCCAAACGAAACCATGATCGCGTTCATCAAGGAAAGCATCGAGAATCAGGTCGCCATCTTAAGATGAGCCTCGGAGACCTCTTTCCCAAGAGTTTTCGGGAAGAGCATGCGACTCGCAACCTCAACACAGGCACCCTCCTCCTTCAATCAAACGCAGCCATCAACCCCCGGTCTCCACACGGTGGCGAAACCTGACCAAACCCCCGCCAGGCAAGGGCTTCGATTTTCACCGAACCGGCACGTCAGCCCCTCCACGAACAGCGGGGAAACCCTCCGCCGCACTCCTCTCTTCCACTCCATGTGCTGCGCGATGGTCTATGCGCGCCTCTTTGCCGAACCTGCAGATGAGTTTCCTGTGCTACCCACAGCTTCCCCCCTCTATGAAAAACCGGCGACGTCCAACGTAACCCACGCCACCCCAGGCTGCTTCTCCACCACTATTTCCGAGCCCTCCCGGTAGGGCGGCGGCTTGGTGTCACCTTCCACCCGTTGCGCCAGCACCCACTCTGCAGGATCGTCGGTAAGATCATCGAACAGGTCCTGCGGGTGCACGAGGGAAACGACGTTTCGGGCGACGTCCCCGTGGAAGTCGGCGAGCGCGAGCCGGGCAAAGAGGGAGTTCATGGCTCTGCCCGGCTCAAAGGCCCCGTGCGCGGTCCAGATACCCGCGCACCATCAGGAGGCCCGCAAACCCCCACTCCTTAATGACATCAACCGGAGTCAAATTGTCGAACGCCTTATTGCGGGTGGTCATCCAGCGGTATGCCAACTCCCTGTTCTGCGGAAAAAGAAGCCGCAGGTTCTTGTGGATACCCAACAGGTGGCCCACGCGCTCGTACTGGTCACGGCCGGTGCCGATCGGCTTGCCGCTGCGGTAGTTTGACAGCGCGGCCCTGTTGCTGGCGGCGATGCCCAGCAGCGCCGCCTGATCCTCGGTACTCAGCTTCCAATGCCCGAGCAGGACCATGACCATTTTGGCCAGGGCGCCACGGTCTTCCGACGCCATCACTTCACGCTCTGCTACGGCTCCCATGGTTCATCTCCTTGTTCTGGGTTGGGGTTCTCTTAGACTTGAGTATAGCGAGCCGTTTTCAAACAAACAGATATTGTTTTTACCGCAACAGATACCCCGCTCCACTCAACGGTCATATTGACGCGTTGCCAAAATCAGCAAGTTCAATACCCGCATACTTCCGATAGCAGCAATCTACGGCGGCAATACCTCAGGCAAGACCAACTTCTTCAAGGCACTGAACTTCGCCAGAACGCTCATCGTCAAAGGGACACAGCCCGACAGTCCGATCCCCGTTGAAACCTTTCGCCTCGACAACACAAGCGACACCCGGCTCCGGTCTCCGTTATCCGTGAATGGTAAACCGTTTGCGTTTGTGCCAACAGCGCAACTCGTCACGCGTCACTCGTCACCGCGCGCAGCGCATCCGGTCACCGGTCACCGGTCACCGGTCACTTGTCACTGCGCGAAGCGCATCCGTCTAATCTGTGGGCAACAAGAAAAGATAATCTCATCCTCGGAGTAACAGCACCTCCTCAGCAAAAGCCTTGAAATCAACGAGATGATGTCGAGCGATAGCGTGAACAATCGCCCAGTCGATAGCATCATAATTGTGGACAGTCAGATTGCGGAAGCCAACCGCTTTTTTCATTCTCACACAAAGTTCAGGGCCAATGACTCCCAGCTCTTCCAGCAATTCAAAACTCTGCCCCATAGTCACAGGTGAAGGAAGATCGGATTCAGAAAGCACATGATTGGCAATATCGACACAAAGCTGCACAGCACGTGTCAAGTTGAGGGAAACAATATCCTGTGCGTCATAGTCCCGGGCAAGGGTTACCGCAACCTCGGGGCAGCGCCCTTCAACCCTGCCTATGGCTCGACGCAGGGACTCGAGCTTCTGTTCGATCAGGCTCCAATCCATCGCCTCCTCCTCTCTTCCAGCACCCTCTGACGGATAGGCAGAAAATCAGCACGGTCAATCTGGTACCGGGTAAGTAGGGCCGCAGAAAGCGAATTTGAACCGATAATCCTTCGACCTTTGGCAAAGATTTGCTCCATAACTGGCAGACCTGCTGTCTTCATATCAACCAAATCCACTGGGCGACCGATCTGCAATGCCAACTCCTCGATCAGCTGAATTTTTTCTTCTGCAGTGATCGGCCGGCCAGCATAGACTGCAAGATCGAGATCACTCTCAGGCCCTGCCGTTCCATCAGCCATCGAGCCAAAAAGAATAGCAAGTGTAATCCCGGAATGAGCCCGAAGCACATCCCTGACCTGCTGATCGACATTCTGTTTCGTTTCCATATACACCCCAAACAATCTATTCATAGTAACATACAAACTAATCGCAGAAATTCGCATCATCCGCAGACAGTCAAAAACCAATCAGTGAAAATCAGCGCAATCAGTGGGCAACAACAAAAGTCAAAAGTAAAAAGGCAGGCACCTACTCTGCCAGCAGGTGCTCAAGCCGGCCAAGAAGGTAAATGGCTGCCGCCCGCCACCGCTTTTTGCCATAAGCTTCTGCCGTAAAGGTTTCAGCGAACTGACCCTGACTGCCAGCGAAGCTTGTTAGAGGACATCAGAAGGAATTCAGCAGTTCCTGCACGAAAAAAGAACGGTCAGATCAACAACTCACTCGCTGACGCGAAATTGAAACAACTACTTAACAAGTAAATTGTTATTGGTAAAGAAAATAGTGCTGTTTGCCCACAGATGACACAGAGAAGAAGTGATTGGTGATTCGTTATCCGTTATCCGTGAATGGTAAACCGTTTGCACCAAAACCGCGCCGCAGGCGCATTCCCACATTCTCCGGTCACCGATCACCGGTCACTGGTCACCATTCACCAGTCACCGCGCGCAGCGCCTCCCCCGCGCCAAAGGCGCAATCCGGTCTCCGGCTGAATATACTGGCCAAAGTGTGCCTCCTTTTCCGCCCCCTTTTAATTCTCATCGCCCAGCCTTGGAGTGTGAGCGAACCAGAGCGCAAAATGCCACCCTTAAATGCTCTGTTTGAAATGACTTGGTGGCTTACATCCGCTTTTTCGATCTTGAAAACATCAATCAAAAGATTTTTTCGGGATTATAGAACCAAGTGCCATATATTAAGCATTGAAATAAGAGATGAAGCCACTAACAGACCGAGCGTGGAGATTTTCAAGAACAAGTGGTTCAACAAGTTTGCCAAGCATGAGGGCATTTCGGACAGTGCGTTACTGGAGGCAATCGATGCTGCTGAACGAGGCTTGATTGATGCCGATTATGGCGGTGGGGTTATCAAGCAGCGAATCGCGCGCCCCGGTGAGGGGAAATCCGGCGGTTACAGGTCGGTCATACTGTTTCGTTCGGGTGATAAAGCGTTTTTCGTGTTCGGGTTTGCCAAGAGTGCGCGAGCCAATATCAGCAGGGTCGAAGAACGCGACTTCAAAGACCTGTCCAAAGAGGTTTTTTCACTGTCAGAAACCACTCTTCAGACGTTAATAAAACGAGGGGCCTTTGTGCCTGTAAAGCGTTATGAAAAAAGCAAAAACCTATAAGAGCGACGCCTTTGCGGCGATCCACCAGACCGTTTCCGATATGCACGAGGCGGGAGCTGTCAGTAAGCAGACCATGCGCCGGTTCGATGAATCGTGCTTGACCCCTGTTCACGAGTTCACCCCTGAAGAGATCAGGGCATTACGAGACCGGGAAGAGGTGAGCCAGGTTGTTTTCGCCCACTACCTGAACGTGACGAAAGAGTCCATCAGCCAGTGGGAGCGCGGACAGAAGAAGCCTGCCGGGCCATCCCTGAAATTACTATCT encodes the following:
- a CDS encoding type II toxin-antitoxin system RelE/ParE family toxin — its product is MIRYPLSVNGKPFAPKPRRRRIPTFSGHRSPVTGHHSPVTARSASPAPKAQSGLRLNILAKVCLLFRPLLILIAQPWSVSEPERKMPPLNALFEMTWWLTSAFSILKTSIKRFFRDYRTKCHILSIEIRDEATNRPSVEIFKNKWFNKFAKHEGISDSALLEAIDAAERGLIDADYGGGVIKQRIARPGEGKSGGYRSVILFRSGDKAFFVFGFAKSARANISRVEERDFKDLSKEVFSLSETTLQTLIKRGAFVPVKRYEKSKNL
- a CDS encoding helix-turn-helix domain-containing protein is translated as MKKAKTYKSDAFAAIHQTVSDMHEAGAVSKQTMRRFDESCLTPVHEFTPEEIRALRDREEVSQVVFAHYLNVTKESISQWERGQKKPAGPSLKLLSLVKRKGLNAIA
- the hepT gene encoding type VII toxin-antitoxin system HepT family RNase toxin, whose product is MDWSLIEQKLESLRRAIGRVEGRCPEVAVTLARDYDAQDIVSLNLTRAVQLCVDIANHVLSESDLPSPVTMGQSFELLEELGVIGPELCVRMKKAVGFRNLTVHNYDAIDWAIVHAIARHHLVDFKAFAEEVLLLRG
- a CDS encoding MbcA/ParS/Xre antitoxin family protein; this encodes MGAVAEREVMASEDRGALAKMVMVLLGHWKLSTEDQAALLGIAASNRAALSNYRSGKPIGTGRDQYERVGHLLGIHKNLRLLFPQNRELAYRWMTTRNKAFDNLTPVDVIKEWGFAGLLMVRGYLDRARGL
- a CDS encoding Appr-1-p processing protein, encoding MIEEAFHDVEGIRVFVFEPAEDPNAVRCNNDTRDVPKMTAGRAALLCLMARYRDGLLDPFISLLEVHKLMYFMQVSGEPLRLSFTKGHYGPYAENLRHVLKVLEGHRISGYDDGGDQPDKPLSLMSGALDDARRFLEGEAATRERLDRVGHLVEGFESSFGLELLSRVHWVASQQDVASLDDVVKGVYAWGKGKEQFRERQIGKAVDVLVYKGWLDGKAVCSAVQCGV
- a CDS encoding helix-turn-helix domain-containing protein; translation: MKKALEGVSPLTKKYVRRQGEFAVRLHDLMERGGMSQRQLAEKLGKKESYVSRVLSGSANPTLKTMVEFEVALGRDIFSIPYEGKAVIYKVVVSQFQFPATSSLEGYTTKSARAGGGARAVLYHDYSIAG
- the mntA gene encoding type VII toxin-antitoxin system MntA family adenylyltransferase antitoxin encodes the protein METKQNVDQQVRDVLRAHSGITLAILFGSMADGTAGPESDLDLAVYAGRPITAEEKIQLIEELALQIGRPVDLVDMKTAGLPVMEQIFAKGRRIIGSNSLSAALLTRYQIDRADFLPIRQRVLEERRRRWIGA
- a CDS encoding ATP-binding protein; its protein translation is MASTPYQRPHLATLRARLEEPPAFMIVVAGPRQVGKTTLVRKALEGHHSTFIATDQPLTRPADPLRGSSPATGQEPGARPTGKWLVEQWSKARSATLDLPPGRHHVLAIDEIQKIPRWSEIVKGLWDEDRANGLPMHVVLLGSSPWLMLKGLSESLAGRYETIRLSHWQYAEMQEAFDLSLDEYIYFGGYPGSTRLLSNEARWRQYIHDSLIMPTINNDILQMRRVDKPALLKNLFELGCGAYSAQIISLTKLQGELQDAGNTVTLSHYLHLLSEAGLLTGLQKYAGQEHRKRASAPKLNVHNTALISAQATYTFEQARKDRSYWGRLVESAVGSHLINNKPEGTSLFYWRNGPHEVDFVVSHADTLLAIEVKSGENYRTPKGLQAFAETFRNARPVVIGNGGIALADFLLQPVETLLN
- a CDS encoding NACHT domain-containing protein, producing MLVQRTAIPIAPDPEGQPNAEPVNLDALRSIPAWVLLGEPGAGKSSAFRMEADATEGILIPIARFISADPESGWKNRTLFLDGLDENRSTGTNQQAILYQIHRKLRQLGSPNFRISCRATDWYGQSDKEAIISASPDARLPLYVLEPLNEENILQILGDNFNRSDGKALIEKAKTYGIEALLRNPQTLQLIAEALDGKSWPANRKETYEFACGKLAQEGNKSHRDRHRQHRHETEQLLRAAGQILATLLFAGKQGVALDPSVENEHFPTIGKLQPKDMPSAEAALGSRLFVPAAGREERLEPTHRSVAEYLGARWIGKEIDRHGLPLKRVFNLMCGRDGKAVDGLRGLYGWLATETHTARTSMIRSDPLSVALYGDPRAMGTDDKKLLLQEIHAAFRDNPTILREPGNIETLWSLFDPDLRDTYLDGLEDPGRDDATQTYTIFLLKALRTSIARSGLGDALKSLAADGSRWERVRKLALEAWMDCGAATEDAIEILTDFTEGTITDPFNELAGILLHRLFPEKLGTLEALRHFHRSDERISGMYRFFWRYEFPRKVPEGDLPRVLDELSRNPRLQALDKTEWETHDMQATLVTRALETHGDDVSDDILFSWLRLGTDEFGQRPHNPEFHQSVAGWLEKRPQRYFALLQLCFERSRKEPSPAYALHACGQILRAAAEPRTLGLWHFLQISREQNDILAREHLQSAVRSLFRKGQEGLTLEMLFEWRGTDPVKQEWLRAFLSCPIPGARILAASSPERELRDPEKIKRERSSQLAAKLDEIANGTAPMGLLATLASIWNGRFSDIAGSSPEERFRSYCTNDEEVVRAAESGMKSCITRNDLPTPAEIIKHSARQETFSIGEACLLGMQLLWDEEPKAVDLLPDETLESMICFRLVNGAGETPGWFAHLAASKPRLVAGILTRLVGAQLKARKMHIDGIHELGNDPLWKKVAAIAAPTLLENFPTRCRAPHLAHLGTFLKSALKYAPTDLPAIIARKLALKSLEPGQKIYYLLAGMLLEPQRYELPLWDFAGETWQRVRHIASFTSRGFSELQVDLQLSPETLSKLIELQAPFASPEWPLGGGTITESMELGDQVKSLISELAARGTEESLHEIDRLLALAALQKFRTHLQMSRHKATAAIRESVRTIPPLADVAAVLENGAPADPEDLLAIVLDQLGHVAADIRQSNSDIYRQFWTEAANNNRHKSEQSCRDALLGILRQRLQPRGIASEPEVDHAGDKRAAIRISFKNRIAIPVEIKGDWHRELWTAPTSQLPRYTAPAMTGGRAIYLVLWTGGREQPPPRDGGKKPRSPRELQERLEAFTAGRSEERTEVFVLDVSWPG